A genomic region of Vibrio sp. 10N contains the following coding sequences:
- a CDS encoding STY4851/ECs_5259 family protein, translating to MNTFRHCIQSILSFRDLDKVTGQPLYSYKLSDNEFELLKQSLSDSLRNNSISSYVPTAISSEWSGAFVLFASEWWRREFSGGHWSWEPVFGALGIHESELSPAQRSRMVAAGCRYWRRPILMNAQGHMFLGTVAVEGGLPLQLVTDSSSKLAYYFEQVIQDFGKFTLSKPDSLAIAKAHDHHIASSFRNDAVYSVVGKIAEAIFSLADQHDLGKQEDPLMYLDVVEPNWVDRLPLNIEHTVAKSLLDRALGKAIVVQRKMPETIRLLRSLKPQHNRHAFTVDDIGEVEVNYVYSLELTLRSRVNTLYIQQLFNMASLPERFSLFAVGKKPLLVAKAFRPKNTPDRYLVDVLESQLPADWFSCEIELMARDDQGETWFAPVIGGSSASDKEPWVFIEKEEQWVFSGAGDVICEASKAIIATQQGYVVESASEQCEDIASSALQDNRQLTMLREAGRYNVGQYQIVLGGERVQPKEYVWQGDVLPFQTTPQKSFIGTPKLIELNEQGVRTPIQDSSVHWHDLNKQQWSSLSTLPSGKSEVRYTNQSGTNKHFRIASVPSDFRVDLIPATDLSQGRVIISTSCPPLVALAKDNHDDVKMELSSTEQAVVLELSANGTYPPAYIDIEIWWQDKPKSIEMRLPFPSKGVCLLDAKQQRVDNYSEILVDSLSSYELYGCGLDGEIEVQFSLKAKDVRGAFARSAFYKTVLSSVEDMSAGLSLSAFRSSIQSLFALSTSLDAKVKMEVMHHGHEVFSVDLALYQCSLLPDRSNSHVVLSSAASSHLDNIVAIDLFTIPLGQPDQTPIPLKLESVDDSGRYCWHMPDEELEPGAWLVYCNEPKFGIRPVMWTKDLQLLPAPKGAFEAAAGISRNIDRIKAFSHAAKELAADYSSVEWKYVRTLLAFNQVPLTTFDLWRGASQQPEFMLALLLQANKSEIEAVWHMGTQFPMLWTSLDIQQSIKVVRAYYEYLLERLGGEGMEELVQDRIMKKLSELESFFPSLSSLIQLLGVKIAFNLEKSFIEVGDYTAQLRAIRGQLAQRKCENEWPCHNANDVFGQVMQRVHKQIVELCLTGDYSFKNNVMNAPVLLALATAGHADLRMTAEVVHAMREYRRFDETYFDEAFNLTQKLIIGLLNV from the coding sequence ATGAACACATTCAGACACTGTATTCAGTCAATTTTGTCTTTTAGAGATTTAGACAAAGTGACGGGACAACCACTTTATAGCTATAAGCTCAGCGATAACGAGTTTGAGCTGTTGAAACAATCACTGTCAGACAGTTTACGAAACAATAGCATATCCAGTTACGTTCCGACGGCTATCAGTTCTGAATGGTCGGGGGCCTTTGTGTTATTTGCCTCTGAGTGGTGGCGCAGGGAGTTTTCAGGTGGACATTGGAGTTGGGAGCCTGTATTTGGTGCTTTAGGTATTCATGAGTCAGAGCTTTCTCCTGCGCAGAGAAGTCGTATGGTAGCCGCTGGCTGCCGCTACTGGCGAAGGCCAATTCTAATGAATGCGCAAGGTCATATGTTTCTGGGAACAGTTGCTGTTGAAGGGGGACTGCCGCTGCAGTTGGTGACCGATTCGAGCAGTAAACTCGCCTATTACTTTGAACAGGTGATTCAAGACTTTGGTAAATTCACACTATCAAAGCCTGATTCATTGGCGATAGCAAAAGCTCATGATCATCATATTGCGTCTTCATTTAGAAACGATGCGGTTTACTCAGTGGTCGGTAAGATCGCTGAAGCGATTTTTTCTTTGGCCGATCAGCATGACCTAGGTAAGCAAGAAGATCCCTTAATGTATCTTGACGTCGTTGAGCCCAACTGGGTAGATAGGTTGCCACTCAACATAGAGCATACGGTCGCTAAGAGTTTGTTAGACAGGGCGTTAGGTAAAGCGATTGTTGTTCAGCGTAAGATGCCGGAAACGATTCGATTACTTCGCTCGTTAAAACCACAGCACAACAGACACGCCTTTACGGTCGATGATATAGGTGAGGTTGAGGTAAACTACGTTTACTCGTTAGAACTAACGTTGCGTTCTCGCGTCAACACACTTTACATTCAGCAGCTATTTAACATGGCGAGCTTACCTGAACGTTTCAGTCTTTTCGCTGTGGGCAAAAAACCGCTTCTTGTGGCGAAGGCCTTTCGCCCCAAAAATACCCCGGATAGATACTTAGTTGATGTCCTTGAAAGTCAGCTGCCTGCAGATTGGTTTAGCTGTGAAATAGAGTTGATGGCTAGAGATGATCAAGGTGAGACGTGGTTTGCTCCTGTAATAGGAGGTAGCTCGGCATCTGATAAAGAACCTTGGGTATTCATCGAGAAAGAAGAACAATGGGTGTTCTCAGGCGCAGGGGACGTCATCTGTGAGGCCAGCAAGGCAATCATTGCGACTCAACAAGGATATGTAGTCGAATCGGCTTCAGAGCAATGCGAGGACATAGCCAGCTCTGCTTTGCAAGATAATCGTCAGCTTACAATGCTTCGAGAGGCTGGTCGATACAATGTCGGTCAGTATCAAATCGTACTTGGAGGTGAGAGGGTTCAACCCAAAGAGTATGTGTGGCAAGGTGACGTTTTACCATTTCAAACAACGCCACAAAAAAGCTTCATAGGCACCCCAAAACTCATCGAACTGAATGAGCAAGGTGTTCGAACTCCGATACAGGATAGCTCGGTTCATTGGCACGATCTGAATAAGCAACAATGGTCCTCGTTGAGTACACTACCATCGGGGAAAAGTGAGGTTCGATACACAAATCAGTCAGGTACCAACAAGCACTTTCGAATTGCTAGTGTTCCGAGTGATTTTCGAGTTGATTTAATTCCTGCTACGGATCTTAGCCAAGGCAGAGTAATCATATCAACCAGTTGTCCCCCTTTGGTAGCATTGGCAAAAGACAACCATGATGATGTCAAAATGGAGTTGTCGTCAACGGAGCAAGCAGTAGTTCTCGAACTTAGTGCCAATGGCACTTACCCGCCAGCATACATAGATATCGAAATCTGGTGGCAAGATAAGCCTAAATCTATAGAAATGAGATTGCCTTTCCCTAGTAAGGGAGTGTGCTTACTTGACGCTAAGCAACAGAGAGTTGACAACTACAGTGAGATTTTGGTTGATAGCTTGAGTAGCTATGAGTTATACGGTTGTGGATTAGATGGTGAGATTGAGGTTCAGTTCTCGTTGAAAGCTAAGGACGTTAGAGGTGCCTTTGCTCGTTCTGCTTTTTATAAAACGGTGCTCTCTTCGGTCGAAGACATGTCTGCTGGTTTATCACTCTCCGCATTTCGCTCTAGCATTCAATCTCTATTTGCGCTTTCGACAAGTCTAGATGCAAAAGTAAAAATGGAAGTCATGCATCATGGCCACGAGGTTTTTTCCGTTGATCTCGCACTGTATCAATGTTCACTCTTACCAGACCGTTCTAATAGCCATGTAGTTTTGAGCTCAGCGGCGAGCTCACACCTAGATAACATTGTAGCTATAGACTTGTTTACCATTCCTCTAGGGCAGCCAGACCAGACGCCTATTCCACTGAAACTAGAGTCTGTAGATGATTCAGGACGCTATTGTTGGCATATGCCTGATGAGGAGCTCGAGCCGGGCGCTTGGTTAGTTTATTGCAACGAACCTAAATTTGGCATTCGACCTGTTATGTGGACGAAAGATCTACAACTTCTTCCGGCCCCTAAAGGTGCTTTTGAAGCCGCAGCTGGCATTAGTCGGAACATTGATCGCATCAAAGCCTTCAGTCATGCAGCAAAAGAGTTAGCCGCTGACTACTCATCGGTTGAGTGGAAGTACGTTCGAACATTATTAGCTTTCAATCAAGTACCTTTAACTACCTTCGATTTATGGCGCGGAGCCTCTCAGCAACCTGAATTCATGCTTGCGTTGCTACTGCAGGCTAACAAGTCAGAAATCGAAGCTGTATGGCATATGGGTACACAGTTTCCTATGTTGTGGACTTCACTCGATATTCAGCAGTCTATTAAAGTAGTTCGAGCCTACTATGAGTACTTACTGGAAAGGCTAGGTGGAGAGGGCATGGAAGAGCTGGTTCAAGACAGGATTATGAAAAAGCTATCGGAATTAGAATCTTTCTTTCCTAGCCTTTCTTCGCTCATACAGTTATTGGGCGTCAAGATTGCTTTCAATTTAGAGAAGTCCTTTATAGAGGTCGGTGATTATACCGCTCAACTTCGAGCCATACGTGGTCAATTGGCACAGCGGAAGTGTGAAAATGAATGGCCATGCCATAACGCGAACGATGTGTTTGGGCAGGTGATGCAAAGAGTGCACAAACAGATCGTAGAACTTTGTCTCACTGGTGATTACTCATTTAAAAACAATGTAATGAACGCTCCCGTCCTTCTTGCATTGGCGACGGCTGGACATGCTGATTTACGAATGACCGCTGAGGTTGTTCATGCGATGCGAGAATATCGTAGGTTTGATGAAACCTACTTCGATGAAGCGTTTAATCTGACACAGAAATTAATTATTGGTTTGCTCAACGTTTAG